In Methanofollis fontis, the following proteins share a genomic window:
- the hmgA gene encoding hydroxymethylglutaryl-CoA reductase (NADPH): MEDPLARLKNGTLKLYALESEFPPVEAVRVRRNYVEAESGADLAALGSFSIGIDRVVKRNIENMIGAVQIPVGVAGPIRVNGAHASGTYWLPLATTEGALVASANRGASAITRAGGAEVRITGEGMTRAPIFAARDIVHAAEIVDWARTHHAECAAAAERTTSRGRLLSVTPYIVGTNVFLRCAYDTKDAMGMNMATIATAEIANLVERETGARLIALSGNMCTDKKPAAINMIEGRGRSVVAGIRLTNEQIASILKTDARSLVEVNTRKNLIGSARAGSLGFNAHAANIVAALYLACGQDPAHVVEGSTCITTVEETEDGAYIAVTLPAVQVGTVGGGTGIDTQAACLSLLGVAGGGTPEGANARAFAEIVGAAVLAGELSLLGALAANHLARAHQQLGRG, encoded by the coding sequence ATGGAAGATCCTCTCGCAAGGCTAAAAAATGGAACCCTCAAACTCTATGCCCTCGAAAGCGAATTTCCACCCGTCGAGGCCGTGCGGGTCAGGCGGAACTACGTTGAGGCGGAGAGCGGCGCCGACCTCGCCGCCCTCGGATCCTTCTCGATCGGGATCGACCGCGTGGTGAAGCGGAACATCGAGAACATGATCGGCGCCGTCCAGATACCGGTCGGCGTCGCCGGGCCGATCCGGGTGAACGGCGCCCATGCGTCGGGCACCTACTGGCTCCCGCTCGCCACCACCGAGGGGGCGCTCGTGGCCTCGGCCAACCGCGGCGCATCGGCGATCACGCGGGCCGGCGGGGCCGAGGTGCGGATCACCGGCGAGGGGATGACCCGCGCCCCCATCTTTGCCGCCCGGGACATCGTGCACGCCGCCGAGATCGTCGACTGGGCCCGCACGCACCATGCGGAGTGCGCCGCCGCCGCCGAGCGCACCACCTCGCGCGGCAGGCTCCTCTCGGTCACCCCCTATATCGTGGGCACGAACGTCTTCCTCCGCTGCGCCTACGACACCAAGGACGCCATGGGTATGAACATGGCCACCATCGCCACCGCCGAGATCGCCAACCTGGTCGAGCGGGAGACGGGTGCGCGGCTCATCGCCCTCTCCGGCAACATGTGCACCGACAAAAAACCGGCGGCGATCAATATGATCGAGGGGCGGGGCAGGAGTGTCGTGGCCGGCATCCGCCTCACCAATGAGCAGATCGCCTCTATCCTGAAGACCGATGCCAGAAGCCTGGTTGAGGTGAACACCAGGAAGAACCTGATCGGGTCGGCCCGGGCGGGCTCGCTCGGTTTCAACGCCCATGCAGCCAATATCGTGGCCGCACTCTACCTCGCCTGCGGGCAGGACCCCGCCCATGTGGTCGAGGGGAGCACCTGCATCACCACCGTCGAGGAGACGGAGGACGGGGCCTATATCGCCGTCACCCTCCCGGCCGTGCAGGTCGGCACCGTCGGCGGCGGGACCGGGATCGACACGCAGGCGGCCTGCCTCTCCCTCCTGGGAGTCGCTGGCGGCGGGACGCCTGAAGGGGCCAATGCACGGGCGTTCGCCGAGATCGTCGGTGCGGCAGTGCTCGCCGGGGAGCTCTCCCTCCTGGGGGCGCTGGCCGCCAACCACCTCGCCCGCGCCCACCAGCAGCTGGGGCGGGGTTAG
- the rimI gene encoding ribosomal protein S18-alanine N-acetyltransferase translates to MSGPGVFLRRAAAADLPAIVSIERECFIDPWEEEAFSQALECWADCFFVVAVNGDIAGFIVGGLEDTGEEVYGHICNFAVTERYRHRGIGRSLVRRAEHQFALRLAGGVQLEVRISNTAAQSFYRRLGYSPVFTIGGYYSNGEDAIMMMKWFRF, encoded by the coding sequence ATGTCTGGGCCAGGGGTGTTCCTCAGGCGGGCGGCGGCTGCGGATCTGCCGGCAATTGTGTCAATCGAGCGGGAGTGCTTTATCGATCCCTGGGAGGAGGAGGCCTTCTCGCAGGCCCTTGAATGCTGGGCCGACTGTTTTTTTGTGGTGGCGGTGAACGGCGACATCGCGGGTTTCATCGTTGGCGGGCTGGAGGATACCGGGGAGGAGGTCTACGGCCACATCTGCAACTTCGCCGTCACCGAACGCTACCGTCACCGGGGCATCGGGCGCAGCCTGGTGCGGCGGGCCGAGCACCAGTTCGCCCTCCGCCTGGCCGGCGGGGTGCAGCTCGAGGTGCGCATCTCCAACACCGCTGCGCAGTCATTTTACCGGCGGCTCGGCTACAGCCCGGTCTTCACGATTGGCGGCTACTACTCCAACGGCGAGGACGCCATCATGATGATGAAGTGGTTCCGGTTCTAA
- a CDS encoding FmdE family protein, whose translation MQMPTYDDVIRFHGHLCPGVTFGYRAAQIALERTGAGRAPDEELVVIAENDACGLDAFQVLTGCTIGKGNLILRDFGKNAWTLVNRTAGTAVRIVVRPGFSIEELDPAFLPLRARVWEGSATPDEEEDLHRRLDAICQAILTRPEDEVFIIRKVEPVVPERARLFRTHICAVCGEGVAESRARVKDGRIVCIPCAGEYTRGW comes from the coding sequence ATGCAGATGCCCACCTATGATGATGTGATCCGTTTCCACGGCCACCTCTGTCCCGGGGTGACCTTCGGTTACCGTGCAGCCCAGATCGCCCTGGAGAGGACCGGTGCGGGCCGCGCCCCGGACGAGGAGCTCGTGGTGATTGCCGAGAACGATGCCTGTGGCCTGGACGCCTTCCAGGTGCTCACCGGGTGCACCATCGGCAAGGGGAACCTGATCCTCCGGGACTTCGGCAAGAACGCCTGGACGCTCGTCAACCGTACGGCCGGAACGGCGGTGCGGATCGTGGTCCGCCCCGGGTTCTCGATTGAAGAACTCGATCCCGCCTTCCTCCCCCTCAGGGCGCGGGTGTGGGAGGGGAGCGCCACCCCTGATGAGGAAGAGGACTTGCACCGCCGCCTCGACGCCATCTGCCAGGCGATCCTCACCCGCCCGGAGGACGAGGTCTTCATCATCCGTAAGGTCGAACCGGTCGTCCCCGAACGGGCGCGGCTGTTCAGGACGCATATCTGCGCTGTCTGCGGCGAAGGCGTCGCCGAGTCGCGGGCGCGGGTGAAGGACGGACGGATCGTCTGCATCCCCTGTGCCGGTGAGTACACCCGCGGCTGGTAG
- a CDS encoding class I SAM-dependent methyltransferase — protein MHAGDEEGWGLRVPKREAEERRQDLIARGLLDRSRRPRADGADLLLPLTEEVPGAELALFAAFPPREDLPRHELVGGIAIMQDEDVAGAVRILASRPSLHTVVVPLSAVEGEFRTRSFRVLAGEPTTRTTVTEHGHRFAVDLSHAYFSARLSTERQRIRSLMAPAERLCDMFAGVGPFAIACSARASLVVAADLNPAAVSLMCENIGRNRVTNVLPVLADAAHLPRIFGRTFERVVMNLPMESAGFLPAAFALCRPGGTIHFYTLQDAEGGYLERIRAFPVKAVTERRVRSYSPGEWHAVYDIVVGE, from the coding sequence ATGCACGCGGGGGACGAGGAGGGATGGGGGCTGCGGGTGCCGAAACGAGAGGCGGAGGAGCGGCGGCAGGACCTGATCGCCCGCGGTCTCCTGGACCGCTCCCGCCGCCCGCGTGCCGACGGGGCCGACCTCCTCCTCCCCCTGACCGAAGAGGTGCCAGGGGCGGAACTGGCGCTTTTCGCCGCTTTTCCGCCGCGCGAGGACCTCCCCCGCCACGAACTGGTGGGCGGGATCGCCATCATGCAGGATGAGGACGTCGCCGGTGCGGTGCGGATCCTGGCATCCCGCCCCTCCCTGCACACGGTGGTGGTCCCCCTCTCGGCCGTGGAGGGGGAGTTTCGCACCCGCTCCTTCCGGGTGCTCGCCGGGGAACCGACGACGCGCACCACCGTCACCGAGCATGGTCACCGTTTTGCCGTCGACCTCTCGCACGCATATTTTTCGGCCCGCCTCTCCACCGAGCGGCAGCGGATACGCTCCCTGATGGCACCAGCAGAACGCCTCTGCGATATGTTTGCGGGCGTGGGGCCGTTTGCGATCGCCTGCTCTGCCCGCGCCTCCCTGGTGGTGGCCGCCGACCTCAACCCGGCGGCGGTCTCCCTGATGTGCGAGAACATCGGCAGAAACCGGGTCACAAACGTCCTGCCGGTGCTGGCCGACGCCGCCCACCTGCCCCGCATCTTCGGGCGGACCTTCGAGCGCGTGGTGATGAACCTGCCCATGGAGTCTGCCGGGTTTCTGCCTGCCGCCTTCGCCCTTTGCCGTCCGGGCGGGACGATCCACTTCTACACCCTCCAGGATGCCGAGGGGGGGTACCTCGAACGCATCCGGGCGTTTCCGGTGAAGGCGGTGACGGAGCGGCGGGTGCGGAGCTACTCGCCCGGGGAGTGGCACGCCGTGTACGATATTGTGGTGGGGGAGTGA
- a CDS encoding DUF1015 domain-containing protein translates to MVKIYRFSGLRPGRQDAPKIAAVPYDVVTADEAAEIIENNPLSFLKVSRTDAVLRDIPSDDERIYTAARDAFREMEEEGSLKRDESPSLYLYRVKQGGSLYLGLVACMDVDDYVSDVIKKHEHTRYDKERDRTRHIAATNANTGLVVILYPDEGDIFGYIESILPEGEPEAVVKTEQGNVHELFRITDTVRLAHIEDLFSRVPASYIADGHHRAKSAVLVAEERRKNGTYTPEDGRFMAILFAHNRVRIHGYSRLVTDLGDYTPESFLAALQERFEVRPYGEIDDTVFRVPPLRDAAGVHVFHMYLGGAWYECTCPVENPDDLIGSLDVSVLQKQVLEGMLGITDPRGDPRLQYLGGARPLADLEERVDSGEFIVAFSMQPVSVGTVMEIADDGMVMPPKSTWFEPKLLSGLVIHTLGEGEQK, encoded by the coding sequence ATGGTGAAGATATACCGATTTTCCGGACTGCGGCCCGGGCGCCAGGACGCCCCAAAAATTGCCGCAGTGCCCTATGACGTAGTGACGGCCGACGAGGCAGCTGAGATCATCGAGAACAATCCGCTCTCATTCCTGAAGGTGAGCCGGACTGACGCCGTGCTCCGGGATATCCCCTCCGATGACGAGCGGATCTATACGGCGGCCCGGGACGCCTTCAGAGAGATGGAGGAGGAAGGCTCCCTGAAACGGGATGAAAGCCCCTCGCTCTATCTCTACCGCGTGAAGCAGGGCGGCAGCCTCTACCTCGGTCTTGTCGCCTGCATGGACGTCGACGATTATGTCAGCGACGTGATCAAGAAGCACGAGCACACCCGCTACGACAAGGAGCGGGACCGGACGCGGCATATCGCCGCCACCAATGCCAACACCGGGCTCGTGGTGATCCTCTACCCGGACGAGGGCGACATCTTCGGCTACATCGAGTCGATCCTCCCGGAGGGCGAGCCCGAGGCGGTGGTCAAGACCGAACAGGGCAACGTGCATGAACTCTTCAGGATCACCGACACCGTGCGCCTCGCCCATATCGAGGACCTCTTCTCCCGGGTGCCGGCCTCCTATATCGCCGACGGCCACCACCGGGCGAAGTCGGCCGTGCTCGTCGCCGAGGAGCGCCGGAAAAACGGCACCTATACCCCCGAAGACGGACGCTTCATGGCGATCCTCTTCGCCCACAACCGCGTGCGGATTCACGGCTACTCCCGCCTGGTCACCGATCTCGGCGACTACACCCCTGAGTCCTTCCTCGCCGCCCTGCAGGAGCGCTTCGAAGTCCGCCCCTACGGCGAGATCGACGACACCGTCTTCAGGGTGCCGCCCCTGCGGGATGCGGCCGGGGTGCACGTCTTCCACATGTACCTTGGCGGGGCCTGGTACGAGTGCACCTGCCCGGTCGAAAACCCGGACGACCTGATCGGTTCCCTGGATGTTTCAGTCCTCCAGAAACAGGTGCTCGAGGGGATGCTCGGGATCACCGACCCCCGCGGCGACCCCCGCCTCCAGTACCTCGGCGGCGCCCGACCGCTGGCCGATCTGGAGGAGCGGGTGGACTCCGGTGAGTTCATCGTCGCCTTCTCGATGCAGCCCGTCTCGGTCGGCACCGTAATGGAGATCGCCGACGACGGCATGGTGATGCCCCCGAAGTCCACCTGGTTCGAGCCCAAACTTCTCTCCGGCCTGGTGATCCACACCCTGGGCGAGGGAGAGCAGAAATAA
- a CDS encoding META domain-containing protein, whose amino-acid sequence MNLKAYGAVALLLVCSIFAGGCSSGGGGDGTPTTTPATGVPLTGTTWDLVLYADGSGGMSSPIAGTAIRAAFGEDGQVSGSAGCNNYFASYEAGESSLSIGPIASTERFCADPAGVMEQEAAYLALLGSAAGYTADDGRLEVTDASGRTILTFTGVVPAPLRGTAWTLSAYNDEKGGMLSLLAGTEITAVFESGGQMSGSAGCNDYFASYEADAGSLRIGPVGTTRMACADPAGVMDQETAYLGLLPEVSAYAITGDVLALSDGAGRTLLEYRVIPAVPLSGTSWTLTAYRSAAGELVAPIDGTNVTAVFGDDGEIGGSAGCNLYSGPYRAEGSMIEIGPLAVTAMFCAEPAGVQEQEDTVLAHLGAAGGYRIEGAALVLTDTPGTTLLEFAAA is encoded by the coding sequence ATGAATCTGAAGGCATATGGGGCCGTGGCCCTTCTCCTGGTCTGTTCGATCTTTGCCGGGGGGTGCAGCAGCGGCGGCGGGGGGGACGGAACACCGACCACGACGCCGGCGACGGGAGTGCCCCTGACCGGGACGACCTGGGATCTTGTGCTCTATGCGGACGGGAGCGGCGGCATGTCCTCCCCCATCGCCGGCACCGCCATACGCGCCGCCTTCGGGGAGGACGGTCAGGTCAGCGGAAGTGCGGGCTGCAACAACTATTTTGCCTCCTATGAGGCGGGTGAGAGTTCGCTCTCGATCGGTCCGATCGCCTCCACCGAGCGGTTCTGTGCCGATCCGGCCGGGGTGATGGAGCAGGAGGCGGCATATCTGGCCCTGCTCGGAAGTGCCGCCGGCTATACCGCCGATGACGGTCGTCTTGAGGTGACGGACGCCTCGGGCCGCACCATACTGACCTTCACCGGGGTTGTGCCGGCGCCGCTGCGCGGCACGGCCTGGACCCTCTCCGCCTACAACGACGAAAAGGGCGGCATGCTCTCGTTGCTGGCCGGAACGGAGATCACCGCCGTCTTTGAGAGCGGCGGGCAGATGAGCGGGAGTGCAGGCTGCAACGACTACTTCGCCTCCTATGAGGCGGACGCCGGCAGCCTCCGCATCGGGCCGGTGGGAACGACCCGGATGGCGTGCGCCGATCCTGCAGGCGTGATGGATCAGGAGACGGCCTATCTCGGTCTCCTCCCGGAGGTTTCGGCCTATGCGATCACCGGTGACGTGCTGGCGCTCTCCGACGGTGCCGGCCGGACCCTGCTGGAGTACCGGGTGATTCCTGCCGTTCCCCTGAGCGGGACGTCCTGGACCCTGACGGCCTATCGCAGCGCCGCCGGTGAGCTGGTCGCCCCGATCGACGGGACCAATGTGACGGCGGTATTCGGTGATGACGGGGAGATCGGTGGGTCTGCGGGGTGCAACCTCTACAGCGGCCCCTACCGGGCGGAGGGCAGCATGATCGAGATCGGGCCGCTCGCCGTGACGGCGATGTTCTGCGCCGAACCCGCCGGGGTGCAGGAGCAGGAGGACACCGTGCTGGCGCATCTCGGGGCGGCGGGGGGCTACCGGATCGAGGGCGCCGCCCTCGTTCTCACCGACACCCCGGGGACGACGCTTCTGGAGTTTGCCGCTGCCTGA
- a CDS encoding DMT family transporter, producing the protein MVFFPFFPHLDSRCAVPVAFALIAALFFGAGTPLSKVLLDSIGPITLGALLYLGAGLLGFILSLPGRERNAIEAPIRRSDVPWLLLSALVGSALSTIILLMSLEHVPAATASLLLSFEAVVTTLLAASVFGEPIGRRVWGAIALITAACLLLTVRPEDGLGLSMGAFGVLIACIFWGSEACFNRQIDAGDPVRLTAVKCTVAGAAMILIALVAGEGAPAPSIALAALALGMVMYGVPNLLYFRALRGLGAARTGSVFGMNPVFGVLFSLLIFHGVPEPIFGVALLLMLVGLGLLLTERHTHLHHHPGGEHEHRHCHDDLHHDHGHPPGTPPTDRSGYHSHTHLHAQVSHDHPHMPDIHHRHRH; encoded by the coding sequence GTGGTGTTTTTTCCTTTTTTTCCACATCTGGACTCCCGGTGTGCTGTTCCGGTTGCCTTCGCCCTCATCGCTGCCCTGTTCTTCGGGGCCGGCACCCCGCTCTCTAAGGTGCTGCTCGATTCGATCGGCCCGATCACGCTCGGCGCCCTGCTCTACCTGGGGGCCGGTCTCCTCGGATTTATCCTCAGTCTGCCCGGACGGGAGCGAAACGCCATCGAAGCGCCCATCCGGCGTTCGGATGTCCCCTGGCTCCTCCTCTCCGCCCTGGTCGGATCGGCCCTCTCCACCATCATCCTGCTCATGAGCCTGGAGCATGTGCCGGCCGCCACCGCCTCCCTCCTGCTCAGCTTCGAGGCGGTGGTGACCACCCTCCTTGCCGCATCGGTCTTCGGCGAACCGATCGGCAGGCGTGTCTGGGGGGCGATCGCCCTCATCACCGCCGCCTGCCTCCTCCTCACCGTCAGGCCCGAAGATGGCCTGGGGCTCTCCATGGGTGCCTTCGGCGTGCTGATCGCCTGCATCTTCTGGGGCTCTGAGGCCTGCTTCAACCGCCAGATCGATGCCGGTGACCCTGTCCGCCTGACGGCGGTGAAGTGTACGGTGGCCGGCGCCGCCATGATCCTCATCGCCCTGGTGGCGGGAGAGGGGGCGCCCGCCCCTTCGATCGCCCTCGCCGCCCTTGCCCTGGGCATGGTCATGTACGGCGTTCCAAACCTGCTGTATTTCCGGGCCCTCCGCGGTCTCGGCGCCGCCCGCACCGGTTCGGTCTTCGGCATGAACCCGGTATTCGGTGTGCTCTTCTCGCTCCTGATCTTCCATGGGGTGCCGGAGCCTATCTTCGGCGTTGCCCTCCTCCTCATGCTCGTTGGACTCGGTCTGCTCCTCACCGAACGGCACACCCATCTGCATCACCATCCTGGCGGGGAGCATGAGCACCGCCACTGCCACGACGACCTTCACCATGATCACGGGCACCCGCCCGGCACTCCCCCGACCGACAGGAGCGGCTATCACTCACACACGCATCTGCATGCGCAGGTCAGCCACGACCACCCCCATATGCCCGATATCCACCACCGGCACCGGCACTGA